In Campylobacter showae, the genomic stretch ACGATGTAGCTAAAGAAAAACAAGCAAAACAAAAGCCGGCTAAACAAGCTCCTGCAGCTAGCGGCGGCGATGCTCACAGCGGTAGTTACGTGCAAGTTTTTGCCGTTAAACACTTTAATGAAAAAGCGCCTGAGCTTGGCAAACTAAAAGCCGCAGGATACGCCTATAAGCTATATAGGACGAACGTAAACGGCAATGAAATCATCAAGGTTCTAGTCGGCCCTTATAGCGGCGAGCAGTTAAAAAGCGAGCTTGCTAAAATCAAGCAAAGCGCGGCTCCAAACGCCTTTATCGTAAATATAAAATGATGGTTTTTGCCGTTTTTGGCAACCCTATCTCTCACTCCGTTTCGCCGAGGCTGCACAACCTAGCTCTCGGCGAGCTCGGTCTATCTCGCGAAGCCCTCTATACTCGCTACGAGTTAGCGGACAGCTCGCAACTCATTTCCAAATTTAAAGAACTAAAACTAAGCGGCGCGAACGTAACCGTACCTCACAAAGAAGCCGCGCTCGCGCAGTGCGATATCGAAGATGAAACGGCTACCAAAATCGGCTCCGTAAATACCCTTGTAGCTCGCGGCGATAAAATTTACGGCTACAATACCGATGCGCCCGGGTTTTTGCGGGCAGTAGAGAGTTTTGGACATATAAATTCGGCTCTCATTTTGGGCGCTGGCGGAACGGCTAGAGCAGTAGCCTACGCTTTAAAAAGCCTCGGTGTGCGAGTTTGCGTGCTAAATAGAAGCGAGGAGAGGCTGGCAAATTTTGCTGAAATTGA encodes the following:
- a CDS encoding shikimate dehydrogenase — translated: MMVFAVFGNPISHSVSPRLHNLALGELGLSREALYTRYELADSSQLISKFKELKLSGANVTVPHKEAALAQCDIEDETATKIGSVNTLVARGDKIYGYNTDAPGFLRAVESFGHINSALILGAGGTARAVAYALKSLGVRVCVLNRSEERLANFAEIEKFSWANFGKFNCGKFDLVVNTTSAGLKDENLPAPIEILCPIFDESKFAFDVIYGKKTPFLNLAAASGLTHKDGAEMLLFQAVLALNLFFGGSLDEAKIEASMRKALYLSASSR